Within Raineyella sp. W15-4, the genomic segment CATCTGGCACATCCGGCTGTCCGGTCTCGGCCCCGGCACCCGCTACGGCTACCGGATCGACGGCCCGTGGGATCCGGCCCGGGGGCTGTGGTGCAACCCGGCCAAGCTGCTCGCCGATCCGTACGCGAAAATGTTCGACGGGGCGGTCGTCGACCACCCGGCCCTGTCGGCGTACGACCCGGAGCGGCCCGACTACCCCGATCTGCGCGACTCCGCCCCCTACACGATGCGCGGGATCGTCGTCTCGGACGGCTTCGACTGGCGCGACGACTCCCCACCCCAGACACCGTACGAGGAGTCGGTGATCTACGAGACGCACGTCAAGGGGCTGACGATGCGCCACCCGGCGATCCGCCCGACCATCCGCGGCACGTATCTCGGCGTCGCCCACCCGGCGACCGTCTCGCACCTGCACCGGATCGGCGTCACCGCGGTCGAGCTGCTGCCGGTGCACCAGTCGGTCACCGAGCCGTGGGTGTTCCGGCGCAGCCTGACCAACTACTGGGGCTACAACACCTTCGGGTTCTTCGCGCCGCATCGGGCGTACGGCGCCTCCGCCACCCCCGAGGGCGTGGTCGGGGAGTTCAAGACCATGGTCCGCGAGCTGCACGAGGCCGGGATCGAGGTGATCCTCGACGTCGTGTTCAACCACACCGCCGAGGGCGGCACCGACGGGCCGACGTACTCCCTGCGCGGCATCGACAACCCGGCCTACTACCGGCTCGACCCGGCCGACCGCCGCCGCTACGTCGACACCACCGGCGTCGGCAACTCGATCAACTCCCACCACCCGATGTCGCTGCGGCTGGTGATGGACTCGCTGCGCTACTGGGTGACGCAGATGCACGTCGACGGGTTCCGCTTCGACCTGGCGCCGACCCTGGCCCGCCAGGAGGACGCGGTGGACCACCTGTCGGCGTTCTTCGCCCTGGTCGCCCAGGATCCGGTGCTCGGCCAGGTCAAGCTGATCGCCGAGCCCTGGGACGTCGGCCCGGCCGGCTACCAGGTCGGTGCGTTCCCGCCGCAGTGGTCGGAGTGGAACGGCCAGTACCGCGACGTGGTGCGGGACTTCTGGCGGGGCGAACCGGCGCTGGTCGACGACTTCGTGGCCCGGATCAGTGGCTCCCGCGACATCTACGCCTCCACCGGGCGCCAGCCGGTCGCCTCGGTCAACTTCGTCACCGCCCACGACGGGTTCACCCTGCGCGACGTCGTGTCGTACGAACGCAAGCACAACGACGCGAACGGCGAGCACAACCGGGACGGCAACGACGACAACCGGTCGGCGAACTACGGGGCCGAGGGGGAGACCGACGACCCGGAGATCTTGGCGACCCGGGCCTGCCAGCAGCGCAACCTGCTGGCCACCCTGCTCTGCTCCCAGGGGGTGCCGATGCTCCTCGGCGGCGACGAACGGGGCCGCACCCAGGGCGGCAACAACAACGCCTACTGCCACGACAGCGAGCTCACCTGGCAGGAGTGGGTCCGCGACGACGCGGTGGCGGAGGACCTGGAGGCGTTCACCGAGCGGTGCGCCCGGCTCCGCCGCGAGCATCCGGTCTTCCGGCGCCGGTATTACGAACGCGACGCCTCCTCGCTGCCGCGCGGCCCCGGCGCCGAACCGGGCGACGTCGTCTTCCTGCGGATCGACGGCGTCGAGATGACCGAGGCCGACCGGGACGCCGCGTTCGTCCGCAGCTTCGGGCTGTTCCTCAACGGACGCGGGCTCACCTGGCTGGACTCCTGGGGACGGCCCTCGGCGGACGACTCCTTCCTGCTCTGGTTCAACGCCTGGGACCAGGCCGTCCTGGTCACCCTGCCGTCCCGGCGGCTGGGCGCCCACTGGGGCGGCATGCTCGACACCACCCATGCCCGCGGCGAGTCCGCGGTGACGTACGCCGCCGGTGACAGCTTCCTGCTGGCCGGCCGGTCGATGCTGGTGCTGCGGTGCACCGACCTCGACGAGGTGCAACGGCTGTCGGACGAGGTGGGCCGGGTGAGCCCGGTGGAGATCGAACGCTAGTTCACTGCTCGAGCAACCGTAGCCAGACCTCCGAGGCGGTCGGGTAGCTCGGTACCGCCCGGCGCAGGGTGGCCAGATCCAGGCTGCCGGCGATCGCGACGGTGGCCGAGTGCAGCAGCTCGGCCACCTCGGGACCGACGAAGGTGGCGCCCAGCAGCACCTCGGTGTCGGCGTCCAGCACCAGCCGGGCATGCCCGGCGGCGTCATCCCGCAGCAGGCCCGCACCGGCGGCCGAGGTGTAGTCGGCGTCGAGGAGTCGGACCGTCTGCCCGGCCTCGGCCGCTCCGCGGGAGGTGAGGCCGACCGCGGCGACCTGGGGGGCGCTGAAGATCACCTGGGGGACCGGGGCCGGCACCTCGTCGGGTACTGGGCGGCCCTCGGCGAGCGCGGCGATCCGCCGCCCGACCACCCGGGCCTGGTACTTGCCCCAGTGGGTGAGCATCGCCTCGCCGTTGACGTCGCCGACGGTGAACAGCCACTCGGGCAGCGGCCCGCCGTGCGTACGTCCCCGCAGATCGGCGGGGTCGAGACCGATCGCTTCGAGGCCGATGTCGGTGCGCGGGTGCCGACCTGCGGCGACGACCAGTTCGTCGACCTCCAGCTCCTCCGATCCGGCGCCCTCGCCGTCGGGCGCCGTTCCGTCGTCCAGGGTCAGGGTGATCGGACCGCCGTGCGGCCGGCCGACCGTGGCGCGAGGGTCGGCCGGGTGGTGTTCGGCCGGGTGGTGTTCGGCCGGGTCGTGCTCGACCCGGTCCCGGACGGCCCGGGTCACCGAGGTACCGAACCGTACGGTCACCCCGGCGGACCGCAGTCCCTCGGCAACCTCCTCCCCGGCGAAGTCCTCGAGCCGGCCCAGCAGCCGCTCGCCGCGGACCAGCAGGGTGACGTGGGAGCCCAGCGCCGTCATCCAGCGGGCCGCCTCGCAGGCCGCCACCCCGCCGCCGACGATCGCCAGGCGTCCGGGCACCTCGACCACGCCGGTGACGTCCCGGGTCGTCCAGGGGCGTACGGACGCCAGGGTGTCCGGGATCACCGGTGCCGATCCGGTCGCCAGGACGACCGCGGTGCGGGCCGTCAGCCGCTGCACCGCACCGCCGGCGTCGACCACTTCGAGGGTCCGTTCCCCGACCAGTCGGCCGTGGCCGCGGACCATGGTCAGGCCGGCGCTCTCGGCCCAGCGGACCTGACCGCTGTCGTCATAGTGGGCGACCCAGTCGTCGCGCCGGGCGAGCAGTGCGTCGCGGTCCAGGGTGGGGACCGACAGCGGGGCGAGGTTTGCCGCCGTCTCGGCCACGTCGAGCGGGCGGAGCAGGGCCTTGCTCGGTATGCAGGCCCAATAGGAGCACTCGCCGCCGAGGAGTTCGGCCTCGATGATCGCGGCGGTGCGGGAACTGCCGCGGACGGCGTAGTCGGCGGCGTTCTCCCCGGCGGGGCCGCCGCCGAGGACGATGACGTCGTAGGTCTCGGCGAGCGGATCGGTCTCGGCGAGCGGGTCGGTCTCGGCGGCCGGATCGGACGCAGGGCTGGTCATGCGCTCACCCTAGGTCCCGGTCGGCGTCGCGGGAAGGATCAGCGCCGGGTGAAGCGCACCGTCCACTGCTCCGGGCCCTCGGTGAGGTAGGTGCGGGCGAACTGTCCGGGAGCGATGTCCTCGAGCCGGGCCATCATCGGCAGCGGGTTGTGCAGCGGCCGCTCGGCCCGCGTGATGGCCCGGGAGTTGGCTTTCGGGTGGGATGCCGGGTAAGTTCGTGGTGTCGGCCCGCCGAGTCTTGCCCCGGGCCGCCGGGCGCCCGGGATCCCTCCCGATGATGTGCCGTGTCTGTCCCAGAGGGCGATGCGATCCCCCGGCAAGACACTTCGAAGGAATTTTTCTTGACTTCAGCTTTCGTGCGCCTCGGCGTGCCCACATCTCTCTCCGATGTCCTCGCCGAGCGTGACATCACCGTGCCCACCCCGATCCAGGCGGCCACCCTGCCGGACTCGCTGGCCGGCCGCGACGTTCTCGGTCGGGGCCGCACCGGCTCCGGCAAGACGTACGCCTTCCTGCTGCCGACGGTGGCCCGGCTCGTCGCCACGCCGCGGAAGGCCCGTCCCAAGCGGCCGCGCGCCCTGGTGCTGGCCCCCACCCGTGAGCTAGCGACCCAGATCGAGGAGTCGCTCAAGCCGCTCGAAGCCGCGGTCGGGCTGACCAGCCGGACGGTCTTCGGTGGCGTCGGCCAGGGGCCGCAGGTGCAGGCCCTGGCCCGCGGCGTCGATGTGCTCGTCGCCTGCCCGGGCCGGTTGCTCGACCTGATGGGCCAGGGGGCGGTCAACCTCGACGGGGTCGAGATCACCGTCCTCGACGAGGCCGACCACATGGCCGACATGGGCTTCCTGCCGATGGTCCGCAAGATCCTCGACCGTACGCCCACGACTGGCCAGCGGCTGCTGTTCTCCGCGACCCTCGACAACGGCATCGACGTGCTGGTGAAGCGCTACCTGCACGACCCGGTGACCCACGAGGCCGACTCGCCGCAGTCCCCGGTGGCGACGATGGACCACTACGTGCTGCGGGTCGACAAGGACACCCGCGGCCGGGTGCTCGCCGATCTGGCCTCCGCCCCGGGGCGGACGATCCTCTTCACCCGCACCAAACACGGCGCCAAGCGGCTCGCCAAGCAGCTCGTCGACCGGGGCATCCCGGCCGTCGACCTGCACGGGAACCTCTCGCAGAACGCTCGCACCCGCAATCTGGCGGCGTTCGAGTCGGGCACCGTCGGCACCCTGGTGGCGACCGACATCGCCGCCCGCGGCATCCACGTCGACGACGTGGCCCTGGTCGTGCACGCCGACCCGCCGGTCGAGCACAAGGCCTACCTGCACCGTTCGGGCCGTACGGCGCGGGCCGGGCACTCCGGCACGGTGGTCACCCTGGTGACCCCCGACCAGCGCCAGGAGGTCCGCCAGATGATGCGCAAGGCCGGCATCACCCCGGAGGTGGCCGAACCGGAGAAGTCCGTGCTCGAGTCCCTCGCGCCGGGGGAGCGGGTGACCCTCAGCGTCGAGCAGGCCCGGGCCCTGGCGAACCCGCAGGCGGCGGCCGTCACGGCGTCGGCGGGCGCCACGAGTCCGTCC encodes:
- the glgX gene encoding glycogen debranching protein GlgX; this translates as MLLHPPYFVAPGDRFPLGASFDGFGTNFAIFSEVAEAVDLCLFDPDGAETKIRMTEVDGYIWHIRLSGLGPGTRYGYRIDGPWDPARGLWCNPAKLLADPYAKMFDGAVVDHPALSAYDPERPDYPDLRDSAPYTMRGIVVSDGFDWRDDSPPQTPYEESVIYETHVKGLTMRHPAIRPTIRGTYLGVAHPATVSHLHRIGVTAVELLPVHQSVTEPWVFRRSLTNYWGYNTFGFFAPHRAYGASATPEGVVGEFKTMVRELHEAGIEVILDVVFNHTAEGGTDGPTYSLRGIDNPAYYRLDPADRRRYVDTTGVGNSINSHHPMSLRLVMDSLRYWVTQMHVDGFRFDLAPTLARQEDAVDHLSAFFALVAQDPVLGQVKLIAEPWDVGPAGYQVGAFPPQWSEWNGQYRDVVRDFWRGEPALVDDFVARISGSRDIYASTGRQPVASVNFVTAHDGFTLRDVVSYERKHNDANGEHNRDGNDDNRSANYGAEGETDDPEILATRACQQRNLLATLLCSQGVPMLLGGDERGRTQGGNNNAYCHDSELTWQEWVRDDAVAEDLEAFTERCARLRREHPVFRRRYYERDASSLPRGPGAEPGDVVFLRIDGVEMTEADRDAAFVRSFGLFLNGRGLTWLDSWGRPSADDSFLLWFNAWDQAVLVTLPSRRLGAHWGGMLDTTHARGESAVTYAAGDSFLLAGRSMLVLRCTDLDEVQRLSDEVGRVSPVEIER
- a CDS encoding DEAD/DEAH box helicase, whose translation is MTSAFVRLGVPTSLSDVLAERDITVPTPIQAATLPDSLAGRDVLGRGRTGSGKTYAFLLPTVARLVATPRKARPKRPRALVLAPTRELATQIEESLKPLEAAVGLTSRTVFGGVGQGPQVQALARGVDVLVACPGRLLDLMGQGAVNLDGVEITVLDEADHMADMGFLPMVRKILDRTPTTGQRLLFSATLDNGIDVLVKRYLHDPVTHEADSPQSPVATMDHYVLRVDKDTRGRVLADLASAPGRTILFTRTKHGAKRLAKQLVDRGIPAVDLHGNLSQNARTRNLAAFESGTVGTLVATDIAARGIHVDDVALVVHADPPVEHKAYLHRSGRTARAGHSGTVVTLVTPDQRQEVRQMMRKAGITPEVAEPEKSVLESLAPGERVTLSVEQARALANPQAAAVTASAGATSPSGAERGRSRSGRGRGGRGGSGRGGSGGSGAGSPSATARTTTTRSRSPEHAERRPAAGQPAAARPEGSGSRRSGSGQGRRRHRHAERPTSHA
- a CDS encoding NAD(P)/FAD-dependent oxidoreductase translates to MTSPASDPAAETDPLAETDPLAETYDVIVLGGGPAGENAADYAVRGSSRTAAIIEAELLGGECSYWACIPSKALLRPLDVAETAANLAPLSVPTLDRDALLARRDDWVAHYDDSGQVRWAESAGLTMVRGHGRLVGERTLEVVDAGGAVQRLTARTAVVLATGSAPVIPDTLASVRPWTTRDVTGVVEVPGRLAIVGGGVAACEAARWMTALGSHVTLLVRGERLLGRLEDFAGEEVAEGLRSAGVTVRFGTSVTRAVRDRVEHDPAEHHPAEHHPADPRATVGRPHGGPITLTLDDGTAPDGEGAGSEELEVDELVVAAGRHPRTDIGLEAIGLDPADLRGRTHGGPLPEWLFTVGDVNGEAMLTHWGKYQARVVGRRIAALAEGRPVPDEVPAPVPQVIFSAPQVAAVGLTSRGAAEAGQTVRLLDADYTSAAGAGLLRDDAAGHARLVLDADTEVLLGATFVGPEVAELLHSATVAIAGSLDLATLRRAVPSYPTASEVWLRLLEQ